From Hyla sarda isolate aHylSar1 chromosome 5, aHylSar1.hap1, whole genome shotgun sequence, a single genomic window includes:
- the EEF1D gene encoding elongation factor 1-delta isoform X4, giving the protein MVKMRTRRHQSPAESSWVDKHKCEDGAKLPCEAQTTATPKRIEATNGNQSESAENSTNPDQKKVNGKKQKKRRRSPRNKASPPKVDSVLLGMMADAVWLDKSMYDEAECYYHALLATEQTRAPEVLTPTKALSVKHKTVHGAPKNTATDGCCHSNMVACHHVSKGVWVNKFNFEDAESQFVAQFTSPLAPRVLNLNLVPPDRAASRSWQKTPDEGYASATPTPASAAPSPLTVNSIVLDPTVNGKPHWAGLQSLMSEVWLDRSLYDQAETRYYEHVAQAASQAEPSMNNWSQNKRGKKDKCSKKSAGKQPPVRRKELTSIPEETDNALYYPAYYLHADSERVWLDKSAYDKAEENFYSAQSHKTSNAVKPYKSPSVAKHPKPVKTRPGGKKDMATSFLSTDNIWFDKYKYDDAEKQYYENLSQESAPNSHNGTQSTAAAPTNGENSELLSRVASLEHENQNLQKVVKDLHSAISKLESRISTLEKSTSQASDPQPPAVCKLPAPTPALSRPPAAAPQPKAEEDDDDDDDIDLFGSDEEEDSEAARIREERLAQYAEKKSKKPGLIAKSSILLDVKPWDDETDMAKLEECVRTVQMDGLLWGSSKLVPVGYGIKKLQIQCVVEDDKVGTDMLEEEITKFEDYVQSVDIAAFNKI; this is encoded by the exons ATGGTGAAGATGAGGACAAGGAGGCATCAGAGCCCCGCAGAGTCCAGTTGGGTGGACAAACACAAGTGCGAGGACGGTGCCAAACTCCCATGTGAGGCCCAGACTACGGCAACCCCCAAGAGGATCGAAGCCACAAACGGGAACCAGTCCGAATCTGCGGAGAATTCCACAAATCCCGACCAGAAGAAAGTCAACGGCAAAAAGCAGAAAAAGAGGCGAAGGTCACCCCGAAACAAAGCCTCTCCTCCTAAGGTGGACTCTGTTCTCCTTGGCATGATGGCTGATGCCGTGTGGTTGGATAAGTCTATGTATGATGAGGCTGAATGTTATTACCACGCCCTTCTTGCCACAGAGCAGACAAGGGCACCAGAGGTGCTGACGCCAACCAAAGCGTTATCTGTTAAACACAAGACAGTACATGGTGCGCCGAAGAACACTGCCACGGACGGCTGCTGCCATAGCAATATGGTGGCTTGTCATCATGTAAGCAAAGGTGTTTGGGTCAACAAGTTCAACTTTGAGGATGCTGAGAGCCAGTTTGTCGCACAGTTTACCTCCCCTTTAGCTCCTCGTGTGCTGAACCTCAATCTAGTCCCTCCTGACCGTGCCGCGTCAAGGTCCTGGCAGAAGACCCCAGATGAAGGTTATGCAAGTGCCACCCCAACGCCAGCCTCAGCAGCACCCAGTCCACTGACTGTAAACTCTATAGTATTGGACCCGACTGTGAATGGAAAGCCTCACTGGGCAGGTCTGCAGAGCCTGATGTCTGAAGTGTGGCTCGACAGGTCCCTGTATGACCAGGCGGAGACGCGTTACTATGAGCACGTGGCACAGGCGGCATCACAGGCGGAGCCCTCCATGAATAACTGGAGCCAGAACAAAAGGGGCAAAAAGGACAAATGTAGTAAAAAGTCAGCCGGAAAGCAGCCACCTGTCCGGAGGAAGGAGCTCACCAGTATTCCGGAAGAGACCGACAACGCACTGTATTACCCCGCCTACTACCTGCATGCAGACAGCGAGAGGGTGTGGCTTGATAAGAGCGCGTACGACAAAGCCGAGGAGAACTTCTACTCTGCGCAAAGCCATAAGACGTCCAACGCTGTGAAACCCTACAAGTCGCCATCTGTAGCCAAACACCCCAAGCCGGTAAAAACCAGGCCTGGTGGCAAGAA AGACATGGCCACCTCATTCTTGAGCACAGATAATATCTGGTTTGATAAGTACAAGTACGACGACGCCGAGAAGCAGTATTATGAGAATCTGAGCCAGGAATCTGCACCGAACTCACACAACGGAACGCAG AGCACGGCCGCTGCCCCCACCAACGGAGAAAACAGCGAGCTCCTGTCACGGGTCGCCAGTCTAGAACATGAGAACCAGAACCTGCAGAAAG TGGTGAAGGACCTTCATTCGGCCATCTCCAAACTGGAAAGTCGGATCAGTACACTGGAGAAGTCTACCTCACAAGCCTCAGACCCCCAGCCTCCAGCCGTCTGCAAG CTTCCTGCCCCTACACCAGCGCTCTCCCGCCCTCCAGCAGCCGCCCCTCAGCCGAAGGCAGAAGAGGACGACGATGACGACGACGATATCGATCTGTTCGGCAGCGACGAGGAGGAAGATTCAGAAGCCGCCAGGATCCGAGAGGAGAGATTGGCTCAGTATGCTGAGAAGAAATCCAAGAAGCCCGGACTGATCGCAAAGTCTTCTATCTTGTTGGATGTGAAACCG tgggacgATGAGACCGACATGGCGAAGCTGGAAGAGTGTGTGCGCACGGTGCAGATGGACGGCCTGCTGTGGGGATCCTCCAAGCTGGTGCCCGTAGGTTACGGCATTAAGAAGCTGCAGATCCAGTGCGTGGTGGAGGATGACAAGGTCGGCACGGACATGTTGGAGGAGGAGATCACAAAGTTTGAGGACTAT GTGCAGAGCGTGGACATCGCAGCTTTCAACAAGATCTAA
- the EEF1D gene encoding elongation factor 1-delta isoform X3, translating into MVKMRTRRHQSPAESSWVDKHKCEDGAKLPCEAQTTATPKRIEATNGNQSESAENSTNPDQKKVNGKKQKKRRRSPRNKASPPKVDSVLLGMMADAVWLDKSMYDEAECYYHALLATEQTRAPEVLTPTKALSVKHKTVHGAPKNTATDGCCHSNMVACHHVSKGVWVNKFNFEDAESQFVAQFTSPLAPRVLNLNLVPPDRAASRSWQKTPDEGYASATPTPASAAPSPLTVNSIVLDPTVNGKPHWAGLQSLMSEVWLDRSLYDQAETRYYEHVAQAASQAEPSMNNWSQNKRGKKDKCSKKSAGKQPPVRRKELTSIPEETDNALYYPAYYLHADSERVWLDKSAYDKAEENFYSAQSHKTSNAVKPYKSPSVAKHPKPVKTRPGGKKDMATSFLSTDNIWFDKYKYDDAEKQYYENLSQESAPNSHNGTQDDGASTILRDIARARENIQKSLAGSTAAAPTNGENSELLSRVASLEHENQNLQKVVKDLHSAISKLESRISTLEKSTSQASDPQPPAVCKLPAPTPALSRPPAAAPQPKAEEDDDDDDDIDLFGSDEEEDSEAARIREERLAQYAEKKSKKPGLIAKSSILLDVKPWDDETDMAKLEECVRTVQMDGLLWGSSKLVPVGYGIKKLQIQCVVEDDKVGTDMLEEEITKFEDYVQSVDIAAFNKI; encoded by the exons ATGGTGAAGATGAGGACAAGGAGGCATCAGAGCCCCGCAGAGTCCAGTTGGGTGGACAAACACAAGTGCGAGGACGGTGCCAAACTCCCATGTGAGGCCCAGACTACGGCAACCCCCAAGAGGATCGAAGCCACAAACGGGAACCAGTCCGAATCTGCGGAGAATTCCACAAATCCCGACCAGAAGAAAGTCAACGGCAAAAAGCAGAAAAAGAGGCGAAGGTCACCCCGAAACAAAGCCTCTCCTCCTAAGGTGGACTCTGTTCTCCTTGGCATGATGGCTGATGCCGTGTGGTTGGATAAGTCTATGTATGATGAGGCTGAATGTTATTACCACGCCCTTCTTGCCACAGAGCAGACAAGGGCACCAGAGGTGCTGACGCCAACCAAAGCGTTATCTGTTAAACACAAGACAGTACATGGTGCGCCGAAGAACACTGCCACGGACGGCTGCTGCCATAGCAATATGGTGGCTTGTCATCATGTAAGCAAAGGTGTTTGGGTCAACAAGTTCAACTTTGAGGATGCTGAGAGCCAGTTTGTCGCACAGTTTACCTCCCCTTTAGCTCCTCGTGTGCTGAACCTCAATCTAGTCCCTCCTGACCGTGCCGCGTCAAGGTCCTGGCAGAAGACCCCAGATGAAGGTTATGCAAGTGCCACCCCAACGCCAGCCTCAGCAGCACCCAGTCCACTGACTGTAAACTCTATAGTATTGGACCCGACTGTGAATGGAAAGCCTCACTGGGCAGGTCTGCAGAGCCTGATGTCTGAAGTGTGGCTCGACAGGTCCCTGTATGACCAGGCGGAGACGCGTTACTATGAGCACGTGGCACAGGCGGCATCACAGGCGGAGCCCTCCATGAATAACTGGAGCCAGAACAAAAGGGGCAAAAAGGACAAATGTAGTAAAAAGTCAGCCGGAAAGCAGCCACCTGTCCGGAGGAAGGAGCTCACCAGTATTCCGGAAGAGACCGACAACGCACTGTATTACCCCGCCTACTACCTGCATGCAGACAGCGAGAGGGTGTGGCTTGATAAGAGCGCGTACGACAAAGCCGAGGAGAACTTCTACTCTGCGCAAAGCCATAAGACGTCCAACGCTGTGAAACCCTACAAGTCGCCATCTGTAGCCAAACACCCCAAGCCGGTAAAAACCAGGCCTGGTGGCAAGAA AGACATGGCCACCTCATTCTTGAGCACAGATAATATCTGGTTTGATAAGTACAAGTACGACGACGCCGAGAAGCAGTATTATGAGAATCTGAGCCAGGAATCTGCACCGAACTCACACAACGGAACGCAG GATGACGGAGCAAGCACAATCCTCAGGGACATTGCCAGAGCCAGGGAGAATATCCAGAAATCGCTGGCCGGA AGCACGGCCGCTGCCCCCACCAACGGAGAAAACAGCGAGCTCCTGTCACGGGTCGCCAGTCTAGAACATGAGAACCAGAACCTGCAGAAAG TGGTGAAGGACCTTCATTCGGCCATCTCCAAACTGGAAAGTCGGATCAGTACACTGGAGAAGTCTACCTCACAAGCCTCAGACCCCCAGCCTCCAGCCGTCTGCAAG CTTCCTGCCCCTACACCAGCGCTCTCCCGCCCTCCAGCAGCCGCCCCTCAGCCGAAGGCAGAAGAGGACGACGATGACGACGACGATATCGATCTGTTCGGCAGCGACGAGGAGGAAGATTCAGAAGCCGCCAGGATCCGAGAGGAGAGATTGGCTCAGTATGCTGAGAAGAAATCCAAGAAGCCCGGACTGATCGCAAAGTCTTCTATCTTGTTGGATGTGAAACCG tgggacgATGAGACCGACATGGCGAAGCTGGAAGAGTGTGTGCGCACGGTGCAGATGGACGGCCTGCTGTGGGGATCCTCCAAGCTGGTGCCCGTAGGTTACGGCATTAAGAAGCTGCAGATCCAGTGCGTGGTGGAGGATGACAAGGTCGGCACGGACATGTTGGAGGAGGAGATCACAAAGTTTGAGGACTAT GTGCAGAGCGTGGACATCGCAGCTTTCAACAAGATCTAA
- the EEF1D gene encoding elongation factor 1-delta isoform X6: MATSFLSTDNIWFDKYKYDDAEKQYYENLSQESAPNSHNGTQDDGASTILRDIARARENIQKSLAGLRTVLNSPKEGQAPPPPSHSGSCTSTAAAPTNGENSELLSRVASLEHENQNLQKVVKDLHSAISKLESRISTLEKSTSQASDPQPPAVCKLPAPTPALSRPPAAAPQPKAEEDDDDDDDIDLFGSDEEEDSEAARIREERLAQYAEKKSKKPGLIAKSSILLDVKPWDDETDMAKLEECVRTVQMDGLLWGSSKLVPVGYGIKKLQIQCVVEDDKVGTDMLEEEITKFEDYVQSVDIAAFNKI; the protein is encoded by the exons ATGGCCACCTCATTCTTGAGCACAGATAATATCTGGTTTGATAAGTACAAGTACGACGACGCCGAGAAGCAGTATTATGAGAATCTGAGCCAGGAATCTGCACCGAACTCACACAACGGAACGCAG GATGACGGAGCAAGCACAATCCTCAGGGACATTGCCAGAGCCAGGGAGAATATCCAGAAATCGCTGGCCGGA CTGAGGACAGTCCTGAATAGTCCTAAGGAAGGCCAGGCTCCCCCTCCCCCGAGCCACTCAGGGTCCTGTACT AGCACGGCCGCTGCCCCCACCAACGGAGAAAACAGCGAGCTCCTGTCACGGGTCGCCAGTCTAGAACATGAGAACCAGAACCTGCAGAAAG TGGTGAAGGACCTTCATTCGGCCATCTCCAAACTGGAAAGTCGGATCAGTACACTGGAGAAGTCTACCTCACAAGCCTCAGACCCCCAGCCTCCAGCCGTCTGCAAG CTTCCTGCCCCTACACCAGCGCTCTCCCGCCCTCCAGCAGCCGCCCCTCAGCCGAAGGCAGAAGAGGACGACGATGACGACGACGATATCGATCTGTTCGGCAGCGACGAGGAGGAAGATTCAGAAGCCGCCAGGATCCGAGAGGAGAGATTGGCTCAGTATGCTGAGAAGAAATCCAAGAAGCCCGGACTGATCGCAAAGTCTTCTATCTTGTTGGATGTGAAACCG tgggacgATGAGACCGACATGGCGAAGCTGGAAGAGTGTGTGCGCACGGTGCAGATGGACGGCCTGCTGTGGGGATCCTCCAAGCTGGTGCCCGTAGGTTACGGCATTAAGAAGCTGCAGATCCAGTGCGTGGTGGAGGATGACAAGGTCGGCACGGACATGTTGGAGGAGGAGATCACAAAGTTTGAGGACTAT GTGCAGAGCGTGGACATCGCAGCTTTCAACAAGATCTAA
- the EEF1D gene encoding elongation factor 1-delta isoform X2, whose amino-acid sequence MRTRRHQSPAESSWVDKHKCEDGAKLPCEAQTTATPKRIEATNGNQSESAENSTNPDQKKVNGKKQKKRRRSPRNKASPPKVDSVLLGMMADAVWLDKSMYDEAECYYHALLATEQTRAPEVLTPTKALSVKHKTVHGAPKNTATDGCCHSNMVACHHVSKGVWVNKFNFEDAESQFVAQFTSPLAPRVLNLNLVPPDRAASRSWQKTPDEGYASATPTPASAAPSPLTVNSIVLDPTVNGKPHWAGLQSLMSEVWLDRSLYDQAETRYYEHVAQAASQAEPSMNNWSQNKRGKKDKCSKKSAGKQPPVRRKELTSIPEETDNALYYPAYYLHADSERVWLDKSAYDKAEENFYSAQSHKTSNAVKPYKSPSVAKHPKPVKTRPGGKKDMATSFLSTDNIWFDKYKYDDAEKQYYENLSQESAPNSHNGTQDDGASTILRDIARARENIQKSLAGLRTVLNSPKEGQAPPPPSHSGSCTSTAAAPTNGENSELLSRVASLEHENQNLQKVVKDLHSAISKLESRISTLEKSTSQASDPQPPAVCKLPAPTPALSRPPAAAPQPKAEEDDDDDDDIDLFGSDEEEDSEAARIREERLAQYAEKKSKKPGLIAKSSILLDVKPWDDETDMAKLEECVRTVQMDGLLWGSSKLVPVGYGIKKLQIQCVVEDDKVGTDMLEEEITKFEDYVQSVDIAAFNKI is encoded by the exons ATGAGGACAAGGAGGCATCAGAGCCCCGCAGAGTCCAGTTGGGTGGACAAACACAAGTGCGAGGACGGTGCCAAACTCCCATGTGAGGCCCAGACTACGGCAACCCCCAAGAGGATCGAAGCCACAAACGGGAACCAGTCCGAATCTGCGGAGAATTCCACAAATCCCGACCAGAAGAAAGTCAACGGCAAAAAGCAGAAAAAGAGGCGAAGGTCACCCCGAAACAAAGCCTCTCCTCCTAAGGTGGACTCTGTTCTCCTTGGCATGATGGCTGATGCCGTGTGGTTGGATAAGTCTATGTATGATGAGGCTGAATGTTATTACCACGCCCTTCTTGCCACAGAGCAGACAAGGGCACCAGAGGTGCTGACGCCAACCAAAGCGTTATCTGTTAAACACAAGACAGTACATGGTGCGCCGAAGAACACTGCCACGGACGGCTGCTGCCATAGCAATATGGTGGCTTGTCATCATGTAAGCAAAGGTGTTTGGGTCAACAAGTTCAACTTTGAGGATGCTGAGAGCCAGTTTGTCGCACAGTTTACCTCCCCTTTAGCTCCTCGTGTGCTGAACCTCAATCTAGTCCCTCCTGACCGTGCCGCGTCAAGGTCCTGGCAGAAGACCCCAGATGAAGGTTATGCAAGTGCCACCCCAACGCCAGCCTCAGCAGCACCCAGTCCACTGACTGTAAACTCTATAGTATTGGACCCGACTGTGAATGGAAAGCCTCACTGGGCAGGTCTGCAGAGCCTGATGTCTGAAGTGTGGCTCGACAGGTCCCTGTATGACCAGGCGGAGACGCGTTACTATGAGCACGTGGCACAGGCGGCATCACAGGCGGAGCCCTCCATGAATAACTGGAGCCAGAACAAAAGGGGCAAAAAGGACAAATGTAGTAAAAAGTCAGCCGGAAAGCAGCCACCTGTCCGGAGGAAGGAGCTCACCAGTATTCCGGAAGAGACCGACAACGCACTGTATTACCCCGCCTACTACCTGCATGCAGACAGCGAGAGGGTGTGGCTTGATAAGAGCGCGTACGACAAAGCCGAGGAGAACTTCTACTCTGCGCAAAGCCATAAGACGTCCAACGCTGTGAAACCCTACAAGTCGCCATCTGTAGCCAAACACCCCAAGCCGGTAAAAACCAGGCCTGGTGGCAAGAA AGACATGGCCACCTCATTCTTGAGCACAGATAATATCTGGTTTGATAAGTACAAGTACGACGACGCCGAGAAGCAGTATTATGAGAATCTGAGCCAGGAATCTGCACCGAACTCACACAACGGAACGCAG GATGACGGAGCAAGCACAATCCTCAGGGACATTGCCAGAGCCAGGGAGAATATCCAGAAATCGCTGGCCGGA CTGAGGACAGTCCTGAATAGTCCTAAGGAAGGCCAGGCTCCCCCTCCCCCGAGCCACTCAGGGTCCTGTACT AGCACGGCCGCTGCCCCCACCAACGGAGAAAACAGCGAGCTCCTGTCACGGGTCGCCAGTCTAGAACATGAGAACCAGAACCTGCAGAAAG TGGTGAAGGACCTTCATTCGGCCATCTCCAAACTGGAAAGTCGGATCAGTACACTGGAGAAGTCTACCTCACAAGCCTCAGACCCCCAGCCTCCAGCCGTCTGCAAG CTTCCTGCCCCTACACCAGCGCTCTCCCGCCCTCCAGCAGCCGCCCCTCAGCCGAAGGCAGAAGAGGACGACGATGACGACGACGATATCGATCTGTTCGGCAGCGACGAGGAGGAAGATTCAGAAGCCGCCAGGATCCGAGAGGAGAGATTGGCTCAGTATGCTGAGAAGAAATCCAAGAAGCCCGGACTGATCGCAAAGTCTTCTATCTTGTTGGATGTGAAACCG tgggacgATGAGACCGACATGGCGAAGCTGGAAGAGTGTGTGCGCACGGTGCAGATGGACGGCCTGCTGTGGGGATCCTCCAAGCTGGTGCCCGTAGGTTACGGCATTAAGAAGCTGCAGATCCAGTGCGTGGTGGAGGATGACAAGGTCGGCACGGACATGTTGGAGGAGGAGATCACAAAGTTTGAGGACTAT GTGCAGAGCGTGGACATCGCAGCTTTCAACAAGATCTAA
- the EEF1D gene encoding elongation factor 1-delta isoform X5, with translation MEQDSETRDMATSFLSTDNIWFDKYKYDDAEKQYYENLSQESAPNSHNGTQDDGASTILRDIARARENIQKSLAGLRTVLNSPKEGQAPPPPSHSGSCTSTAAAPTNGENSELLSRVASLEHENQNLQKVVKDLHSAISKLESRISTLEKSTSQASDPQPPAVCKLPAPTPALSRPPAAAPQPKAEEDDDDDDDIDLFGSDEEEDSEAARIREERLAQYAEKKSKKPGLIAKSSILLDVKPWDDETDMAKLEECVRTVQMDGLLWGSSKLVPVGYGIKKLQIQCVVEDDKVGTDMLEEEITKFEDYVQSVDIAAFNKI, from the exons AGACATGGCCACCTCATTCTTGAGCACAGATAATATCTGGTTTGATAAGTACAAGTACGACGACGCCGAGAAGCAGTATTATGAGAATCTGAGCCAGGAATCTGCACCGAACTCACACAACGGAACGCAG GATGACGGAGCAAGCACAATCCTCAGGGACATTGCCAGAGCCAGGGAGAATATCCAGAAATCGCTGGCCGGA CTGAGGACAGTCCTGAATAGTCCTAAGGAAGGCCAGGCTCCCCCTCCCCCGAGCCACTCAGGGTCCTGTACT AGCACGGCCGCTGCCCCCACCAACGGAGAAAACAGCGAGCTCCTGTCACGGGTCGCCAGTCTAGAACATGAGAACCAGAACCTGCAGAAAG TGGTGAAGGACCTTCATTCGGCCATCTCCAAACTGGAAAGTCGGATCAGTACACTGGAGAAGTCTACCTCACAAGCCTCAGACCCCCAGCCTCCAGCCGTCTGCAAG CTTCCTGCCCCTACACCAGCGCTCTCCCGCCCTCCAGCAGCCGCCCCTCAGCCGAAGGCAGAAGAGGACGACGATGACGACGACGATATCGATCTGTTCGGCAGCGACGAGGAGGAAGATTCAGAAGCCGCCAGGATCCGAGAGGAGAGATTGGCTCAGTATGCTGAGAAGAAATCCAAGAAGCCCGGACTGATCGCAAAGTCTTCTATCTTGTTGGATGTGAAACCG tgggacgATGAGACCGACATGGCGAAGCTGGAAGAGTGTGTGCGCACGGTGCAGATGGACGGCCTGCTGTGGGGATCCTCCAAGCTGGTGCCCGTAGGTTACGGCATTAAGAAGCTGCAGATCCAGTGCGTGGTGGAGGATGACAAGGTCGGCACGGACATGTTGGAGGAGGAGATCACAAAGTTTGAGGACTAT GTGCAGAGCGTGGACATCGCAGCTTTCAACAAGATCTAA
- the EEF1D gene encoding elongation factor 1-delta isoform X1, with product MVKMRTRRHQSPAESSWVDKHKCEDGAKLPCEAQTTATPKRIEATNGNQSESAENSTNPDQKKVNGKKQKKRRRSPRNKASPPKVDSVLLGMMADAVWLDKSMYDEAECYYHALLATEQTRAPEVLTPTKALSVKHKTVHGAPKNTATDGCCHSNMVACHHVSKGVWVNKFNFEDAESQFVAQFTSPLAPRVLNLNLVPPDRAASRSWQKTPDEGYASATPTPASAAPSPLTVNSIVLDPTVNGKPHWAGLQSLMSEVWLDRSLYDQAETRYYEHVAQAASQAEPSMNNWSQNKRGKKDKCSKKSAGKQPPVRRKELTSIPEETDNALYYPAYYLHADSERVWLDKSAYDKAEENFYSAQSHKTSNAVKPYKSPSVAKHPKPVKTRPGGKKDMATSFLSTDNIWFDKYKYDDAEKQYYENLSQESAPNSHNGTQDDGASTILRDIARARENIQKSLAGLRTVLNSPKEGQAPPPPSHSGSCTSTAAAPTNGENSELLSRVASLEHENQNLQKVVKDLHSAISKLESRISTLEKSTSQASDPQPPAVCKLPAPTPALSRPPAAAPQPKAEEDDDDDDDIDLFGSDEEEDSEAARIREERLAQYAEKKSKKPGLIAKSSILLDVKPWDDETDMAKLEECVRTVQMDGLLWGSSKLVPVGYGIKKLQIQCVVEDDKVGTDMLEEEITKFEDYVQSVDIAAFNKI from the exons ATGGTGAAGATGAGGACAAGGAGGCATCAGAGCCCCGCAGAGTCCAGTTGGGTGGACAAACACAAGTGCGAGGACGGTGCCAAACTCCCATGTGAGGCCCAGACTACGGCAACCCCCAAGAGGATCGAAGCCACAAACGGGAACCAGTCCGAATCTGCGGAGAATTCCACAAATCCCGACCAGAAGAAAGTCAACGGCAAAAAGCAGAAAAAGAGGCGAAGGTCACCCCGAAACAAAGCCTCTCCTCCTAAGGTGGACTCTGTTCTCCTTGGCATGATGGCTGATGCCGTGTGGTTGGATAAGTCTATGTATGATGAGGCTGAATGTTATTACCACGCCCTTCTTGCCACAGAGCAGACAAGGGCACCAGAGGTGCTGACGCCAACCAAAGCGTTATCTGTTAAACACAAGACAGTACATGGTGCGCCGAAGAACACTGCCACGGACGGCTGCTGCCATAGCAATATGGTGGCTTGTCATCATGTAAGCAAAGGTGTTTGGGTCAACAAGTTCAACTTTGAGGATGCTGAGAGCCAGTTTGTCGCACAGTTTACCTCCCCTTTAGCTCCTCGTGTGCTGAACCTCAATCTAGTCCCTCCTGACCGTGCCGCGTCAAGGTCCTGGCAGAAGACCCCAGATGAAGGTTATGCAAGTGCCACCCCAACGCCAGCCTCAGCAGCACCCAGTCCACTGACTGTAAACTCTATAGTATTGGACCCGACTGTGAATGGAAAGCCTCACTGGGCAGGTCTGCAGAGCCTGATGTCTGAAGTGTGGCTCGACAGGTCCCTGTATGACCAGGCGGAGACGCGTTACTATGAGCACGTGGCACAGGCGGCATCACAGGCGGAGCCCTCCATGAATAACTGGAGCCAGAACAAAAGGGGCAAAAAGGACAAATGTAGTAAAAAGTCAGCCGGAAAGCAGCCACCTGTCCGGAGGAAGGAGCTCACCAGTATTCCGGAAGAGACCGACAACGCACTGTATTACCCCGCCTACTACCTGCATGCAGACAGCGAGAGGGTGTGGCTTGATAAGAGCGCGTACGACAAAGCCGAGGAGAACTTCTACTCTGCGCAAAGCCATAAGACGTCCAACGCTGTGAAACCCTACAAGTCGCCATCTGTAGCCAAACACCCCAAGCCGGTAAAAACCAGGCCTGGTGGCAAGAA AGACATGGCCACCTCATTCTTGAGCACAGATAATATCTGGTTTGATAAGTACAAGTACGACGACGCCGAGAAGCAGTATTATGAGAATCTGAGCCAGGAATCTGCACCGAACTCACACAACGGAACGCAG GATGACGGAGCAAGCACAATCCTCAGGGACATTGCCAGAGCCAGGGAGAATATCCAGAAATCGCTGGCCGGA CTGAGGACAGTCCTGAATAGTCCTAAGGAAGGCCAGGCTCCCCCTCCCCCGAGCCACTCAGGGTCCTGTACT AGCACGGCCGCTGCCCCCACCAACGGAGAAAACAGCGAGCTCCTGTCACGGGTCGCCAGTCTAGAACATGAGAACCAGAACCTGCAGAAAG TGGTGAAGGACCTTCATTCGGCCATCTCCAAACTGGAAAGTCGGATCAGTACACTGGAGAAGTCTACCTCACAAGCCTCAGACCCCCAGCCTCCAGCCGTCTGCAAG CTTCCTGCCCCTACACCAGCGCTCTCCCGCCCTCCAGCAGCCGCCCCTCAGCCGAAGGCAGAAGAGGACGACGATGACGACGACGATATCGATCTGTTCGGCAGCGACGAGGAGGAAGATTCAGAAGCCGCCAGGATCCGAGAGGAGAGATTGGCTCAGTATGCTGAGAAGAAATCCAAGAAGCCCGGACTGATCGCAAAGTCTTCTATCTTGTTGGATGTGAAACCG tgggacgATGAGACCGACATGGCGAAGCTGGAAGAGTGTGTGCGCACGGTGCAGATGGACGGCCTGCTGTGGGGATCCTCCAAGCTGGTGCCCGTAGGTTACGGCATTAAGAAGCTGCAGATCCAGTGCGTGGTGGAGGATGACAAGGTCGGCACGGACATGTTGGAGGAGGAGATCACAAAGTTTGAGGACTAT GTGCAGAGCGTGGACATCGCAGCTTTCAACAAGATCTAA